TCCCTGCTGGATCGCACCGCCGCCGACGCACTGCTGCCCCTGTGCGCCGAGCGCGAGGTGGGCGTCCTGGTCGGCGGTGTCTTCAACAGCGGCGTCCTCGCCGCCCCCGCACCGGGTGCCACCAACGACTACGGCCCGGCACCCGAGGCCGTGCTCCGACGCGCCCAGGATCTCGCCCGGCGGTGCGCCGCGCACGGGGTGCCCCTCGCCGCGGCCGCGCTGCAGTTCCCGTACCGCCACCCCGCGGTCACCTCGGTGGTCGTCGGTGCGCGCAGCGCGCGGGAGGTCACCGAGAACGTCGACCACGCCACCAGGGAGATCCCGCGGGAACTGTGGGACGAACTCGACGCCTTCGGAACGGCCGCGCGATGACCAGGATCGACGCCCACCACCACGTCTGGCGCCTGGGCGACCCGCCCCAGCGCTCCTCGCGACCGAGTCCCCGTCGGCACGACTGGCTCGAGACCCCTGACATGGCCTCCGTACGCCGCGACTTCACCATGGACGACCTCGCGGCGGACACCGCGGCCGCCGGCATCGACCGCACGATCCTCGTCCAGGTGCTGCCCGACGTGGACGAGACCGCCGACTTCCTGGCCCTGGCCGCGTCGTCCGACCTGGTCGCCGGCGTCGTCGGCTGGGTGGACCTGACGGCCGAGGACGTGACCGGCACCCTGGCCGCCCTGCGAGCGGGCACCGGCGGCGAACTCCTGGCCGGCATACGGCACTTGGTACAGGCCGAGCCGGACCCGGCCTGGCTGAACCGTCCGGACGTCCGGCGGGGACTGGGCGCGGTGGCCCACGCGGAGCTGGTCTACGACCTCCTCACCGTCCCGGACCAGCTGCCCGCCGCCCTCGACACGGTCCGTGCACTCCCCGAGCTGACCTTCGTCCTGGACCACATCTCCAAACCGCCCATCGCCTCGGGCGAGCGGGAGCCCTGGGCCACCCGGGTCCGTGCGCTGGCCGCCGAGCCGAACGTGTTCTGCAAGCTGTCCGGGATGGTCACCGAGGCCGACCGCGGCAGCTGGACCACCGCCGACCTGCGCCCCTACGCCGACGTCGTGCTGGACGCCTTCGGCCCGTCCCGGGTGATGTTCGGCTCCGACTGGCCGGTCTGCCTGCTCGCCGCCTCCTACCAGCAGCTCGTCCGCACCACGGAGGAGCTCACCTCCGGGCTGAGCGCCGCCGGGCGTGCCGAGGTGTTCGGCCGCACAGCGGCCCGCGCTTACCGACTGCCCCTGGAAAGACTGCGTGAGGAAGCCCCGTGAAAGTACGTCTGGCCTACGGTCGGTCGGGACTCGACATCGACGTCGACCCGAGCACGGCGACCGTCGTCGAACCCGTCCACCACCAGGCCGCCGCGGACCAGTCGGCGGTGCTGCGCGCGGCCCTGCGCGACCCGGTCGCCGGACCGCCCCTGCGTGAGCGCGTCCGGCCCGGACAGACGGTCGCGATCTCGGCCTGCGACGGCACCCGCCCCCAGCCGCGCCATCTGATGATCCCGGCCGTCCTCGACGAACTCGACGGCATCGTCCGCCTGGAGGACGTCGTCATCCTCGTCGCCACCGGCACCCACCGCGGCAACAGCGAGGCCGAGCTGCGCGCGATGTTCGGCGACGAGGTCGTGGACACCGTACGGATCGTCAACCACGACGCCCGCGACGCCGGTCAGCTGACCTGGATGGGCACGTACGGCAAGGACGTGCCGGTGTGGCTGAACCGCGAGTGGGCGGAGGCGGACGTCC
Above is a window of Streptomyces griseorubiginosus DNA encoding:
- a CDS encoding amidohydrolase family protein, producing MTRIDAHHHVWRLGDPPQRSSRPSPRRHDWLETPDMASVRRDFTMDDLAADTAAAGIDRTILVQVLPDVDETADFLALAASSDLVAGVVGWVDLTAEDVTGTLAALRAGTGGELLAGIRHLVQAEPDPAWLNRPDVRRGLGAVAHAELVYDLLTVPDQLPAALDTVRALPELTFVLDHISKPPIASGEREPWATRVRALAAEPNVFCKLSGMVTEADRGSWTTADLRPYADVVLDAFGPSRVMFGSDWPVCLLAASYQQLVRTTEELTSGLSAAGRAEVFGRTAARAYRLPLERLREEAP